The window GATGTTACTAATTGTAAATAGTTCTGAGTGAACGAAAATATATTTTGGCATAAAAAAACAATTCTGGCATTTACAGGTTTTTAGCACAATCTAACCAATCTCCCTCAATCACTTCAATCTTTTTCCGGTGATGCAAAATGTGTTTAATACTATATCTGAATGGGAGAGAATTATTTTTCCTACTTTTACACCATTACTCATTATTATCATTTAATGGTGAATGACAATATATTGCTATTTATGGATATCAGCTCCGGGGAACTAATTCTTATTTTTATGGCAATATTTCTCGTATTCGGTCCTAAAAAAATACCCGAATTCGCCAGAAAGATGGGAAAAATTATGTTCGAGTTTCGCAAGGCTGCCAATAATATTACCAAAGAGTTTAACCAGGAAACCGGAGCCATAAAAGACGAATTAAACGAAACAGAAAAAATTATCAGCGAACAGACAGAAAAAATTAAGGCTGAGATTACCAAAAGCAAACAAAAAATTATAGACAATTTAAAAACAGAGGATAACAATACCCCGACATCCTCTGACGTTAATACAATTCACTCCACTGAAAACAATAATGTGTAAAATTTGATTTACTTTGCACCTCTATACCTTGTTA is drawn from Lentimicrobiaceae bacterium and contains these coding sequences:
- a CDS encoding twin-arginine translocase TatA/TatE family subunit, whose protein sequence is MAIFLVFGPKKIPEFARKMGKIMFEFRKAANNITKEFNQETGAIKDELNETEKIISEQTEKIKAEITKSKQKIIDNLKTEDNNTPTSSDVNTIHSTENNNV